Proteins encoded in a region of the Salminus brasiliensis chromosome 2, fSalBra1.hap2, whole genome shotgun sequence genome:
- the lingo4a gene encoding leucine-rich repeat and immunoglobulin-like domain-containing nogo receptor-interacting protein 4a, with translation MCVEVADWRGVYWWVVLLWIVGVAAAGDPPWPCPQRCECLHEFLLVNCSSRHLTSVPDGIHGNAQRLNLSSNRLKVLGRRQFSGLGQLRELDLSENMLTMIEVEAFLGLQNLLTLRLTRNQLKIIPVGAFSGLSNLRLLDIRENELLVFLDFTFREMASLQKLEASENDLVFISNRAFNGLINLQELNLDRCNLTSIPSESLSQLTGLSRLRFCRVSFTTLPNNSFRRLSRLRELTVSHSPGLDSIAANSLIGLNLTSLTLSYCNLSSVPYSPLHHLVYLRYLDLSYNPITSIQSNLLGDLLRLQEFHLVGGNLLRVEPGAFRGLIHFRLLNVSSNRLSTLEDTVFHSVGTLEVLRLDGNPLACDCRMLWVLRRRLRLDFDGRPPSCASPVPVQGRKFQDFTEAELPGLFTCRQARILNRKPQEVRTDEGHTVLFFCQVDGDPIPSVIWVSPQRTLISTTGRIRVLPNGTLEVRYAQVQDSGYYRCFASNAAGNDSISVSLRVRGFPASSSRNRSAHFFLEGWSLSSTQTPVNGSQGLQPFPFDVKTLVIAVTMGFLSFLSSVAICFVFMFFWSQSKGQIKHTATIDFVPRSAGAASNGGGTGMETGRFTMKLI, from the exons ATGTGTGTGGAGGTTGCTGATTGGCGGGGGGTGTATTGGTGGGTGGTGCTCCTGTGGATAGTGGgagtagcagcagcaggagaCCCACCTTGGCCCTGCCCTCAGCGCTGTGAGTGTTTACATGAGTTTCTCCTGGTCAACTGCTCTTCACGTCACCTGACCTCTGTGCCCGATGGTATCCATGGCAATGCCCAGCGCCTCAACCTTTCCAGTAATCGTCTGAAGGTGCTCGGGCGGCGGCAGTTCTCCGGACTAGGGCAACTGCGAGAGCTGGACCTGAGTGAGAACATGTTGACGATGATCGAGGTGGAAGCCTTCCTCGGGCTGCAGAACCTCCTCACGCTTCGGCTGACGAGGAACCAGCTCAAGATCATCCCCGTCGGGGCTTTCTCAGGACTCTCAAATCTCCGCCTGCTGGACATCCGGGAGAATGAACTCCTGGTTTTCTTGGACTTCACGTTCCGTGAGATGGCCTCTCTGCAGAAGCTGGAAGCCAGTGAGAATGATCTGGTGTTCATCTCCAATCGAGCCTTCAATGGCCTCATCAACCTCCAGGAGCTCAATCTGGACAGGTGTAATCTCACGTCCATCCCAAGCGAGTCACTGTCGCAGCTCACTGGACTCTCACGACTCAG GTTCTGCCGGGTCAGCTTCACAACGCTTCCCAACAACTCTTTCAGGCGGTTGAGCCGACTCAGGGAACTGACAGTGTCCCATTCTCCTGGTCTGGACTCTATTGCCGCTAACAGCCTGATTGGCCTCAACCTCACATCTCTAACTCTCAGCTACTGCAACCTGAGTTCAGTGCCCTACTCCCCACTTCACCACTTGGTATACCTGCGCTACCTGGACCTGTCCTATAATCCCATCACCTCCATCCAGTCAAACCTGCTGGGGGACCTTCTGCGACTTCAGGAGTTCCACTTGGTGGGCGGGAATCTGCTGAGGGTGGAGCCTGGTGCTTTCCGGGGCCTCATCCACTTCCGGCTGCTCAACGTGTCATCCAATCGGCTGTCAACCCTGGAGGACACAGTGTTCCACTCGGTGGGGACCCTGGAGGTTCTCAGACTTGATGGGAATCCTTTGGCTTGTGACTGCCGGATGCTGTGGGTGCTGCGCCGCCGACTGCGCCTTGACTTTGACGGGCGGCCGCCCAGCTGTGCCTCACCTGTGCCGGTGCAAGGCAGGAAATTCCAAGACTTTACTGAAGCTGAGCTGCCAGGTTTGTTCACCTGCAGGCAGGCTCGCATTCTGAACCGCAAGCCCCAGGAGGTGCGCACCGACGAGGGTCATACAGTCCTGTTCTTCTGTCAAGTAGACGGAGATCCTATTCCCTCAGTCATTTGGGTGAGCCCCCAGCGCACCCTCATTTCTACCACTGGACGGATCCGTGTTTTGCCCAATGGTACCCTCGAGGTACGTTATGCGCAAGTCCAGGACAGTGGCTACTATCGCTGCTTTGCCTCCAACGCAGCAGGGAACGACAGCATATCCGTCAGCCTGCGGGTACGAGGCTTTCCTGCTTCCTCGTCAAGAAATCGATCTGCCCACTTCTTCCTGGAGGGGTGgagcctttcttccacacagaCACCTGTGAATGGTTCCCAGGGTCTGCAGCCATTTCCGTTTGACGTGAAGACACTGGTGATCGCTGTGACAATGGGCTTCCTGTCGTTCCTGAGCTCGGTGGCTATTTGCTTCGTGTTCATGTTCTTCTGGAGCCAGAGCAAAGGGCAGATCAAACACACGGCCACCATTGACTTTGTCCCACGCAGTGCAGGGGCGGCGTCAAATGGGGGTGGGACTGGCATGGAGACTGGCAGGTTCACCATGAAACTCATATGA